In one Limosilactobacillus oris genomic region, the following are encoded:
- the mraY gene encoding phospho-N-acetylmuramoyl-pentapeptide-transferase encodes MHIAAVILTLISSFLITFLLMPSLIRYFRAKKEGQQIREEGPKWHAKKAGTPTMGGLLFIISAVVTVLWVAAWQGVLSNTLWALLFVLIVYGLIGMWDDSIKIFHHQNEGFKAWQKALCQVIAAMVFTVIYQHEGYQMGFGNNQYGWLYGLFIIFWIVGFSNAVNLTDGLDGLVNGLGIISFLAYFIIALWGGYTEVALFCLAMVGTLAGFFPYNHKPAKIFMGDMGSLAIGASLAAVSLLLHHEWSLLVIGIVYVCETASVMLQVASFKLTGKRIFKMSPIHHHFEMCGWSEWKIDIVFWSVGLFAAIIAVATIILV; translated from the coding sequence TTAATCAGTTCATTTCTTATTACCTTTTTGCTTATGCCGAGCTTGATTCGGTATTTCCGTGCCAAAAAGGAGGGCCAGCAAATCCGGGAGGAAGGTCCTAAGTGGCACGCTAAAAAGGCGGGAACCCCAACGATGGGGGGCCTGCTCTTCATCATCTCGGCAGTCGTTACCGTCTTATGGGTAGCGGCCTGGCAGGGAGTGCTTAGCAATACCTTGTGGGCACTGCTCTTTGTCTTGATCGTGTACGGCCTGATTGGGATGTGGGATGACAGTATTAAGATTTTCCACCACCAAAACGAGGGCTTTAAGGCTTGGCAAAAGGCCCTGTGCCAGGTCATCGCGGCGATGGTCTTCACCGTGATCTACCAGCACGAGGGTTACCAAATGGGCTTCGGTAATAACCAGTACGGCTGGCTCTACGGCCTCTTTATCATCTTTTGGATTGTTGGCTTTTCCAATGCGGTTAACCTGACCGACGGACTTGATGGCTTGGTCAATGGGCTCGGGATTATTTCCTTCTTAGCCTACTTTATCATTGCCCTCTGGGGCGGCTACACCGAGGTGGCGCTCTTCTGTCTGGCAATGGTTGGGACCCTGGCTGGCTTCTTCCCCTATAACCATAAGCCGGCCAAAATCTTCATGGGGGACATGGGTTCCTTAGCAATCGGGGCCTCGCTGGCGGCCGTTTCCCTCCTCTTGCACCATGAGTGGTCACTGCTGGTCATCGGGATCGTCTACGTTTGTGAAACGGCCAGTGTAATGCTCCAGGTGGCCTCCTTCAAGCTCACCGGGAAGCGTATCTTTAAGATGAGCCCGATCCACCACCACTTTGAGATGTGCGGCTGGAGCGAGTGGAAAATTGACATTGTTTTCTGGAGCGTTGGTCTGTTTGCTGCCATTATTGCGGTAGCAACGATTATTCTGGTATAA
- the murD gene encoding UDP-N-acetylmuramoyl-L-alanine--D-glutamate ligase, translated as MKEITKYQGKNVLVIGFGISGLNAAHLLVKLGAHVTANDMKTPQNPAVVAGLEDDGIEVITGSNPLSLADRDFAVVVKNPGIPYDNPLVAKFVEKGTPIITEAELGWEIFAGHLVSVTGSNGKTTTTTLTQLMLAKSSTHNVKYAGNIGVSFSKVAEELGPEDTLVTELSSFQLLGAPTIHPHIAIITNIFSNHLDYHKTRENYINAKLNITRNQTPDDFLIMNWDRDEWQEIARRTRATVVPFSRQGKSHAGAYEEDGAIYWRGERIMAARDIRLIGPQNVENALAAIAAAKLSGVSNEDIISVLTTFSGVRHRLQYVLDYQGRRFYNDSKSTDIEATEVALQGFDQPVILLAGGLDRGYTFERLVPYFKAHVKGIIVFGQCKDKMKDAAEQAGIPTIIESENAVTAVPEAWKISEPGDVILLSPANASWDQFPSFEVRGDRFIEAVEKLTGEKEKD; from the coding sequence ATGAAAGAGATTACGAAGTATCAAGGAAAAAACGTATTGGTGATTGGCTTCGGGATTAGTGGCCTCAACGCCGCCCATCTGCTGGTTAAACTCGGGGCGCACGTAACCGCCAATGACATGAAGACACCCCAGAATCCAGCAGTGGTTGCTGGCTTGGAGGATGACGGGATTGAGGTAATTACCGGGAGCAACCCGTTAAGTTTGGCCGACCGCGATTTTGCCGTTGTAGTTAAGAACCCGGGAATCCCGTACGATAACCCCCTGGTGGCCAAGTTCGTGGAAAAGGGCACGCCAATTATCACTGAAGCTGAGCTGGGCTGGGAAATCTTTGCTGGCCACCTGGTCAGCGTGACCGGGAGCAACGGTAAGACGACCACGACAACCCTGACCCAGTTGATGCTGGCAAAGAGCTCGACCCATAATGTCAAGTATGCCGGCAACATCGGCGTATCCTTCAGCAAGGTCGCAGAAGAACTCGGCCCAGAAGACACACTGGTGACGGAGCTTTCCAGTTTCCAGCTGCTGGGGGCACCGACGATTCACCCCCATATCGCTATCATTACCAATATTTTTTCTAACCACCTGGACTACCACAAAACCCGGGAAAATTACATTAATGCTAAGCTAAACATTACCCGCAACCAGACCCCGGACGACTTTCTCATCATGAACTGGGACCGGGACGAGTGGCAAGAAATTGCCCGCCGGACCCGGGCGACGGTGGTACCCTTCTCCCGGCAGGGCAAGAGTCATGCCGGTGCCTATGAGGAAGATGGCGCCATCTATTGGCGGGGGGAACGGATTATGGCGGCCCGTGATATCCGCCTGATTGGCCCCCAAAACGTGGAAAACGCTCTGGCAGCCATTGCAGCTGCTAAGCTAAGCGGGGTCAGCAACGAAGATATCATTAGCGTCTTAACTACCTTTAGCGGGGTGCGCCACCGTCTCCAGTATGTGTTGGACTATCAGGGGCGGCGCTTCTATAACGATTCAAAATCGACCGATATCGAAGCAACCGAGGTTGCCTTGCAAGGGTTTGACCAACCAGTGATCCTCCTGGCAGGGGGCCTTGACCGGGGCTACACCTTTGAGCGGCTGGTACCGTACTTTAAGGCGCACGTCAAGGGCATTATCGTCTTTGGACAATGCAAGGACAAGATGAAGGACGCCGCCGAGCAGGCTGGCATTCCAACGATAATTGAGAGTGAAAATGCCGTGACGGCGGTACCAGAAGCATGGAAAATCAGCGAACCAGGCGATGTGATCCTCCTCTCCCCGGCCAACGCCAGCTGGGATCAATTCCCGAGCTTTGAAGTGCGGGGGGACCGGTTTATCGAAGCAGTTGAAAAATTAACGGGTGAAAAGGAGAAAGATTAA
- the murG gene encoding undecaprenyldiphospho-muramoylpentapeptide beta-N-acetylglucosaminyltransferase, which produces MRLLVSGGGTGGHIYPALALIERLKQVEPDTEVLYVGTTRGLENKIVPDAGIKLETMKMQGFKRSLSLENLKTVYLFLNSVHRSKKIIRDFKPDVVLGTGGYVSGAVLYAAAKHHVPTVIHEQNSVVGITNKFLSRYVDQIAIAFEAARAQFPADKVTMVGNPRAQQVAAQVDSDFSWSTYGLKDDVPTLMIFGGSQGAPKINQTVVDAIPEFNHRQYQVIFATGQKRYDHIKQELADVEIGDNVKVVPYIKDMPAKMPKVAALVSRAGATTIAEVTALGVPTILIPSPYVTANHQVKNAQALVRKNAAVMITEDHLDARTLLVQADKIMENNELRGEMASAAKQLGKPDAADHLIKVLHHAIDEHH; this is translated from the coding sequence ATGCGGTTATTAGTTTCTGGTGGCGGGACTGGTGGTCATATCTACCCAGCCTTAGCCTTGATTGAACGCTTGAAACAAGTTGAACCGGATACTGAGGTCCTCTACGTTGGGACCACCCGGGGACTGGAAAACAAGATTGTCCCGGATGCCGGGATCAAGCTAGAGACAATGAAAATGCAGGGCTTTAAGCGTTCTCTTTCGTTGGAGAATTTGAAGACGGTATACCTCTTCCTCAACTCGGTTCACCGGTCCAAAAAGATTATTCGGGATTTTAAACCGGACGTGGTTCTAGGAACCGGGGGCTACGTCAGCGGCGCGGTATTGTACGCGGCTGCTAAGCACCATGTTCCGACGGTAATCCACGAGCAAAACAGTGTGGTGGGAATCACCAATAAGTTTCTGAGTCGCTATGTGGACCAGATTGCGATTGCTTTTGAAGCGGCCCGGGCCCAATTCCCGGCTGATAAGGTGACGATGGTCGGCAACCCGCGGGCCCAGCAAGTGGCTGCTCAGGTGGACAGCGACTTTTCCTGGTCAACGTATGGCCTGAAGGATGATGTGCCAACGCTGATGATTTTTGGCGGCAGCCAGGGGGCACCCAAGATTAACCAAACGGTTGTGGATGCAATCCCGGAATTTAACCACCGTCAGTACCAGGTGATTTTTGCAACTGGACAGAAGCGCTACGACCACATCAAACAGGAATTAGCGGACGTGGAGATTGGTGATAACGTCAAAGTTGTCCCGTATATCAAGGACATGCCCGCAAAGATGCCGAAGGTGGCAGCGCTTGTTTCTCGGGCGGGGGCAACGACCATTGCTGAAGTAACTGCTCTGGGAGTTCCCACCATTTTGATCCCGAGCCCGTACGTGACTGCTAACCACCAGGTTAAAAATGCTCAGGCACTGGTTCGGAAAAACGCGGCGGTGATGATCACCGAGGACCACCTGGATGCCCGCACGCTCCTGGTGCAGGCGGATAAGATCATGGAGAATAACGAATTGCGGGGTGAAATGGCCAGCGCTGCTAAACAGCTGGGGAAGCCGGATGCGGCGGACCATTTGATTAAGGTTCTCCACCACGCGATTGATGAACACCATTAA
- a CDS encoding cell division protein FtsQ/DivIB yields MARKDLFSDEHQRYSQRLSEVEERRAQTVQPSQPQERIGHKNRGIKIYRYLTNGERVLKLILLFGGVLLLMLYVISPLSKVDRVTVKSNHDLSAAAVEQATRVQPGRYIWGVMLSQHSASQQANRRNPQVAKVSYQLCGPRAVQITVRENPIVGTVEIGQRDYNVLANGQLKAAKGDQGKIQYQSFDHHRQKLTTTAIQLGRLKPVVRNGISTVCYQPQKNAPNRLVIYMRDGNTVYANLTTVGKKMAYYPAIAATMKEPGVVDLQVGAFSYSYKSREQ; encoded by the coding sequence GTGGCACGAAAAGATTTGTTTTCTGATGAACACCAGCGTTACTCACAGCGCTTGTCGGAAGTGGAAGAACGGCGCGCGCAGACCGTTCAGCCAAGTCAGCCGCAAGAGCGAATCGGTCATAAGAACCGGGGAATCAAAATTTACCGGTACCTGACCAACGGTGAGCGGGTGTTGAAGCTGATCCTCCTTTTTGGTGGGGTGCTGCTTTTGATGCTGTACGTGATTTCTCCCCTGAGCAAGGTTGACCGGGTGACGGTTAAGAGCAACCACGACCTCAGTGCAGCCGCGGTTGAACAAGCAACCCGGGTTCAGCCGGGCCGCTATATTTGGGGAGTGATGCTGTCCCAGCATTCTGCGAGCCAGCAGGCTAATCGGCGGAATCCTCAGGTTGCCAAGGTCAGTTATCAGCTCTGCGGCCCACGAGCCGTCCAAATCACGGTTCGCGAAAATCCAATCGTGGGGACGGTCGAAATTGGTCAGCGGGACTATAATGTTCTGGCAAACGGGCAGCTTAAAGCTGCTAAGGGTGACCAGGGCAAGATTCAGTACCAATCCTTTGACCACCACCGTCAAAAGTTAACGACGACGGCCATCCAGCTTGGCCGGCTGAAACCGGTGGTCCGCAACGGGATTTCCACGGTGTGCTACCAACCGCAGAAGAACGCGCCTAACCGCCTCGTGATCTATATGCGTGATGGGAACACCGTTTACGCAAACTTAACCACGGTTGGTAAGAAAATGGCTTACTATCCCGCAATTGCGGCGACGATGAAGGAACCGGGCGTAGTTGACCTGCAAGTTGGGGCGTTTTCGTACAGTTACAAATCACGTGAACAGTGA
- the ftsA gene encoding cell division protein FtsA: MDNSEVFVGLDIGSTSIKALVCENVKGQLKVVGVGIAPSTGLNHGVIVDIDKTAHAISQAVAQAEEKSNLTIKKLIVGLPANYLRMQKVHGMITIAAQGQSREIVNRDVIDVAKETLTQNIPPERTVLDLVPTEFSVDGFGGIKDPRGMVSVRLEMKATLYTGPKTILHNTKKAVQRAGYEIKDFVIAPIATDFNLLNDGEQDFGTVVIDLGGGQTTTSIIHDHQLKYTFVDPEGGQYVTKDISTVLNTSLKNAEKLKLNHGYADHSLADADANINVNVVGKNEPEQFTEEYLTEVIEARMRQIFERVHQRLQAIHAPELPGGVTIIGGGAAMPGVKELAQEYFAGSIKVYSPEQMGIRHPGYATGLALAMYENQLSDVDKLIKQTIQQPDIIESPREEPAAENNNRQLVHQWSNQPRQRSGEGRSRKKRSAEPKENKHSFGNKLKGMFDNLFD, from the coding sequence ATGGATAATTCAGAAGTATTTGTCGGGTTAGATATTGGAAGCACCTCGATTAAGGCACTGGTTTGCGAGAATGTAAAGGGCCAGTTAAAGGTCGTAGGCGTAGGGATTGCACCCTCTACCGGACTAAATCACGGCGTAATTGTTGATATTGATAAAACTGCCCACGCGATTTCACAAGCGGTTGCTCAAGCCGAGGAAAAATCAAATCTGACTATTAAAAAACTGATTGTGGGCTTACCGGCTAACTACCTGCGGATGCAAAAGGTACACGGGATGATCACAATCGCAGCCCAGGGCCAGTCACGGGAAATAGTGAACCGGGATGTGATCGACGTTGCTAAGGAAACGTTAACGCAAAATATTCCACCGGAGCGCACCGTCTTAGACCTCGTGCCGACAGAGTTCTCAGTCGACGGTTTTGGCGGAATCAAGGACCCGCGGGGGATGGTGAGTGTTCGTTTGGAAATGAAGGCGACCCTCTATACCGGTCCTAAGACGATCCTCCACAACACTAAGAAGGCGGTCCAACGAGCCGGCTATGAGATCAAGGATTTTGTGATTGCACCGATTGCCACTGACTTTAACCTCCTTAATGATGGGGAACAGGACTTTGGGACGGTGGTTATCGACCTGGGCGGCGGTCAAACGACGACCAGTATTATCCATGACCACCAGCTCAAGTACACCTTCGTCGATCCGGAGGGTGGTCAATACGTGACCAAGGACATTTCCACTGTTCTTAACACCTCACTCAAGAATGCTGAGAAGCTGAAACTAAACCATGGTTATGCAGACCATAGTTTGGCGGACGCGGATGCCAACATCAACGTTAACGTTGTCGGCAAAAACGAACCTGAACAATTCACCGAGGAGTACCTGACAGAAGTAATTGAAGCGCGGATGCGGCAGATTTTTGAACGAGTTCACCAACGTCTGCAAGCAATTCATGCTCCTGAGCTGCCCGGTGGTGTGACCATCATTGGTGGTGGCGCGGCGATGCCTGGTGTAAAGGAACTTGCCCAGGAATACTTTGCTGGCAGCATCAAGGTATACTCGCCGGAGCAGATGGGGATTCGGCATCCAGGCTACGCGACTGGCTTGGCGCTTGCGATGTACGAAAATCAGCTATCGGATGTTGATAAGTTAATAAAGCAAACGATTCAACAACCTGATATAATAGAAAGTCCAAGGGAAGAACCGGCAGCGGAGAACAATAACCGTCAGTTGGTTCACCAGTGGTCCAATCAGCCACGGCAGCGTTCTGGGGAGGGCCGTTCCAGAAAGAAACGGTCGGCAGAACCAAAGGAAAATAAGCATTCATTTGGCAATAAACTCAAGGGTATGTTTGATAACCTATTCGACTAA
- the ftsZ gene encoding cell division protein FtsZ has product MDNETSTMENEFAGARIKVIGVGGGGGNAVNRMITEKVQGVDFIVANTDLQALNSSKASTKIQLGPKLTKGLGAGSNPEVGEKAAQESEEAIKKVLEGADMVFITAGMGGGTGTGAAPVVAKLAKDSGALTVGVVTRPFSFEGPRRGKFAIEGLDKLKSNVDTLIIVANNRLLEMIDKKTPMMEAFKEADNVLRQGVQGISDLIVTPGYINLDFADIKTLMSNQGAALMGVGSSTGENRATEATKKAISSPLLELSIDGAQHVLMDITGSEDMAMYEAQEASDVIKQAAGTNVDISFGMSLDKNMGDEVRVTVIATGIDKPKTSPARPTAQASHPAPQQQAAPSSRQESADSKPANDPFDGWNDPTADVNNNANENVDNQFSHVDKPEFNVFNDDTANSDDSDDANLSTPPFFKNRRK; this is encoded by the coding sequence ATGGACAACGAGACAAGTACGATGGAGAACGAATTTGCTGGTGCACGGATTAAGGTAATCGGTGTCGGCGGCGGTGGCGGCAACGCAGTTAACCGGATGATTACTGAAAAGGTGCAGGGGGTTGACTTTATCGTTGCCAATACCGATTTGCAAGCCCTGAACAGTTCAAAGGCATCTACCAAGATTCAGTTGGGACCTAAGCTGACTAAGGGACTAGGAGCTGGTTCTAACCCAGAAGTAGGTGAAAAGGCCGCTCAGGAGAGTGAAGAGGCGATTAAGAAGGTCCTCGAAGGTGCCGATATGGTATTTATCACCGCCGGAATGGGTGGTGGTACCGGTACGGGTGCCGCCCCAGTAGTTGCCAAGCTGGCTAAAGACAGTGGGGCTTTGACCGTCGGGGTTGTTACCCGGCCCTTCTCCTTTGAAGGCCCACGCCGGGGCAAGTTTGCTATCGAAGGGTTGGATAAACTGAAGTCCAACGTTGATACCCTGATTATTGTTGCCAACAACCGTCTGCTAGAGATGATTGACAAGAAGACCCCGATGATGGAAGCCTTCAAGGAAGCCGATAATGTCCTCCGTCAAGGTGTTCAGGGGATTTCTGATTTGATTGTTACCCCTGGGTACATCAACTTGGACTTCGCTGATATCAAGACCTTGATGTCCAACCAGGGAGCCGCACTGATGGGGGTTGGTTCCTCCACTGGTGAAAACCGGGCGACGGAAGCGACCAAGAAGGCCATCTCCTCACCATTGCTGGAACTGTCGATTGACGGTGCTCAGCACGTCCTGATGGACATTACCGGGAGCGAAGACATGGCAATGTACGAGGCTCAGGAAGCGTCCGACGTTATCAAGCAGGCAGCCGGGACCAACGTTGATATTTCCTTCGGGATGTCCTTAGATAAGAACATGGGTGACGAGGTCCGGGTAACGGTTATCGCTACTGGAATCGATAAGCCAAAGACGAGTCCAGCCCGGCCAACTGCCCAAGCTAGTCATCCAGCACCACAACAGCAGGCAGCACCAAGCAGCCGGCAGGAAAGTGCTGATAGCAAGCCGGCCAATGACCCGTTTGACGGCTGGAATGACCCAACGGCAGACGTTAACAACAACGCTAACGAGAACGTTGATAACCAGTTTTCACACGTTGATAAGCCTGAATTTAACGTTTTTAATGATGATACTGCTAATTCAGATGACAGTGATGATGCTAACTTATCAACCCCACCATTCTTTAAGAATCGGCGGAAATAG
- a CDS encoding cell division protein SepF, which translates to MAANFLKSLFGDDDLEQQDEYYENPQPANHQGNNKVVSFSEGQANRAGQTTSKISLYEPRMYADVKQIASQLLADRAIVVNFTQMDPKAAARMVDFLNGTVFAIKGEMKRIGKEIFLCAPNNFEVSGNLSSNLKAESDHFND; encoded by the coding sequence ATGGCAGCAAACTTTTTGAAGAGCTTATTTGGTGACGACGACCTGGAACAGCAGGATGAATACTACGAAAATCCCCAGCCAGCTAATCACCAGGGAAACAATAAGGTAGTGTCCTTCAGTGAGGGCCAGGCAAACCGGGCTGGACAAACAACCAGCAAGATTTCCCTGTACGAGCCACGGATGTACGCGGACGTGAAGCAGATTGCTTCCCAACTGCTTGCAGACCGGGCAATCGTCGTCAACTTTACCCAGATGGATCCCAAGGCGGCGGCACGGATGGTTGACTTCCTGAACGGAACCGTGTTTGCAATCAAAGGTGAAATGAAGCGAATCGGGAAAGAAATTTTCCTGTGTGCGCCGAATAACTTTGAAGTTTCCGGCAACCTCTCGAGCAACCTGAAGGCCGAGAGCGACCACTTTAACGACTAA
- a CDS encoding YggT family protein, whose translation MLFVLGVLNTLINAYIWVIVIWCLLSWFPNARGTRLGEIINRLVEPYMHWFDFIPPLGGISFSPVVAIFVLYLVQNGITALGHLFGV comes from the coding sequence ATGCTGTTTGTACTTGGGGTGCTTAACACCCTTATCAACGCCTATATTTGGGTAATCGTGATTTGGTGTCTCTTGTCCTGGTTTCCGAATGCGCGGGGAACGCGGCTGGGCGAAATCATCAACCGCCTGGTAGAACCGTATATGCACTGGTTTGACTTTATTCCACCCCTGGGTGGGATTAGCTTCTCACCGGTGGTCGCGATTTTCGTGCTGTACCTCGTGCAAAACGGGATTACAGCCTTGGGACACCTGTTTGGTGTATAG
- a CDS encoding RNA-binding protein, whose product MEENIKQHFRPNEGAFIDQVADWISTASGQYRPVLTSFLNPRQRYIARTMVNAADEVKMASAGGWAGAEMQRILFYPTYYQPTTADFELRVLEINYPTKFTELHHRQIMGTLIGEGLERAAFGDILGDQGRWQVVVTTAMAKYLRANVSHIGRAKIKWQPVEAANVLHPVEDWEPLTTTVSSLRLDAVVAAGFNYSRNRAKQLVEHGQVRLNWEEVDRPDEQVVVHDLISVRHGGRIRLDEARGVTRKGKERVSLSVVHA is encoded by the coding sequence ATGGAAGAGAACATTAAACAACACTTTCGGCCGAACGAGGGGGCCTTTATTGACCAGGTTGCGGACTGGATTAGTACGGCTAGTGGTCAATATCGCCCCGTCTTAACATCATTTTTAAATCCGCGGCAGCGCTATATCGCACGGACGATGGTGAACGCGGCGGATGAGGTCAAAATGGCGAGTGCCGGGGGCTGGGCTGGTGCTGAAATGCAGCGGATCCTCTTTTACCCGACCTACTACCAACCGACCACGGCCGATTTTGAGCTCAGGGTGTTAGAAATCAACTACCCGACTAAGTTTACCGAGCTTCACCACCGGCAAATTATGGGAACCTTAATTGGCGAAGGATTAGAGCGGGCCGCCTTTGGCGATATCCTGGGTGACCAGGGCCGCTGGCAGGTTGTGGTGACTACCGCAATGGCCAAGTATTTACGGGCAAATGTTAGCCATATCGGCCGGGCCAAGATTAAGTGGCAGCCGGTAGAAGCGGCCAACGTTCTTCACCCGGTCGAGGATTGGGAGCCCCTGACCACGACCGTTTCATCGCTTCGCTTGGATGCGGTGGTGGCCGCGGGCTTTAACTATTCGCGCAACCGGGCCAAGCAGCTGGTCGAACACGGGCAGGTGCGTCTAAACTGGGAAGAAGTTGACCGGCCGGACGAGCAAGTGGTGGTTCACGACCTGATTTCGGTTCGGCATGGCGGCCGGATCCGCTTAGATGAAGCCCGGGGCGTAACGCGCAAGGGCAAGGAAAGAGTAAGTTTATCTGTGGTTCATGCATAA
- a CDS encoding DivIVA domain-containing protein, with product MGLTVEQINKQEFSTKMRGYNQNEVQQFMATVAQTVQELTEENHALKETVKADEGKLKYFSELKDSLNKSILVAQEAADKVKNNAKREADIMIREAQKQATDIVSEANEKANQVVERSTEETRKLTTETNDLKKQTRIFRQRLQVMLESQLEVVKSDEWDKLLADEDLDQYNEIQKILGKNLDNDSSESVESTAISSEADQDQAAMAQQPAVEQPAAGAEPATATPEAGQPVADAGETVVVFPDSDQRKN from the coding sequence ATGGGGTTAACTGTCGAACAAATCAATAAGCAAGAGTTTTCAACCAAGATGCGGGGTTACAACCAGAACGAGGTTCAACAATTTATGGCTACGGTCGCTCAGACCGTTCAGGAATTAACGGAAGAAAACCACGCCCTCAAAGAAACCGTCAAGGCTGACGAAGGCAAGCTAAAGTACTTTAGCGAACTCAAGGATTCACTGAATAAGTCGATCCTGGTTGCCCAGGAAGCAGCGGACAAGGTCAAGAATAATGCCAAGCGGGAAGCGGATATTATGATTCGTGAGGCCCAAAAGCAGGCAACCGATATTGTTTCCGAAGCCAACGAGAAGGCTAACCAGGTGGTTGAACGCAGTACGGAAGAAACTCGCAAGTTGACGACCGAAACTAATGATTTGAAGAAGCAGACCCGGATCTTCCGGCAACGGCTCCAGGTAATGCTGGAATCTCAACTTGAGGTTGTCAAAAGTGATGAATGGGATAAACTACTGGCCGACGAAGACTTAGACCAGTATAACGAAATTCAGAAGATCTTGGGGAAGAACCTTGACAATGATTCCTCGGAAAGTGTAGAATCAACAGCAATTAGTTCCGAAGCTGATCAAGATCAGGCGGCAATGGCCCAGCAGCCAGCAGTCGAACAACCGGCTGCGGGAGCTGAACCAGCTACTGCTACACCAGAAGCGGGTCAACCGGTTGCTGATGCGGGTGAGACCGTAGTTGTCTTTCCAGATAGTGACCAGAGGAAGAACTAG